A section of the Pediococcus inopinatus genome encodes:
- a CDS encoding IS3 family transposase yields MNEVLSFILKVVGMSSSSYHDALNRQYKTNYSQDLVDEILQIRQDNPDFGYRTVTDALRNNGKIVNHKVVLKIMKQNDVLCHAFDRKTRKYNSYRGTVGKLAKNKLNRRFNTDRPYQKVVTDVTEVRWGSGSISERAYFTSFVDLYSNEILSWNIGLSPNVAFVTKPLMDLIRSKPQLPYKMTIHSDQGFQYQNYQYVSKLKKNHIMQSMSRKATCLDNAVAESCFHILKVGTVHNNHYSSYEELRIAITEYVSYYNNKRIRTKLAGKTTVQYRNLSDQLVA; encoded by the coding sequence TTGAACGAAGTGCTTAGCTTTATTTTAAAAGTTGTCGGTATGTCAAGTAGTAGTTATCATGATGCACTTAACCGACAATATAAAACTAATTATTCCCAGGACTTAGTGGATGAAATTCTTCAAATTAGACAAGATAATCCAGATTTCGGGTATCGTACGGTTACCGATGCATTAAGGAACAACGGTAAAATTGTTAACCATAAAGTGGTATTAAAGATCATGAAACAAAATGACGTGCTTTGTCATGCTTTTGATCGAAAAACTAGAAAATATAATTCTTATCGAGGTACTGTTGGTAAACTTGCTAAAAACAAACTGAATCGCAGATTCAATACGGATCGACCTTATCAAAAAGTAGTGACCGATGTGACTGAAGTTCGCTGGGGTTCTGGTTCGATTTCTGAGCGTGCTTATTTTACTTCATTTGTTGATCTTTACAGTAACGAGATATTGTCATGGAATATTGGTCTTAGCCCTAATGTAGCGTTTGTCACAAAACCTTTAATGGATTTAATTCGTTCAAAACCACAATTACCTTATAAGATGACAATTCATTCAGATCAAGGTTTTCAATATCAGAATTATCAGTATGTTTCCAAGCTAAAGAAAAACCACATTATGCAGAGTATGAGTCGCAAAGCGACTTGTCTGGATAATGCGGTTGCTGAGAGTTGTTTCCATATTTTAAAAGTTGGAACGGTGCATAATAACCACTATTCCTCCTACGAAGAATTAAGAATAGCCATAACTGAATACGTTAGTTATTATAATAATAAAAGAATTAGAACAAAACTGGCCGGAAAAACTACGGTACAATACCGAAACCTATCCGACCAGTTGGTTGCTTAA